The following proteins are co-located in the Pedobacter frigiditerrae genome:
- a CDS encoding hydroxymethylglutaryl-CoA lyase encodes MKLIECPRDAMQGLHDFIPTDLKAEYINLLLQVGFDTIDFGSFVSPKAIPQLRDTEEVLGKLDLSNTKSKSLAIVANLRGVEDAVKHKAITYLGFPFSISETFQQRNTNSSITQSLHTVEEMLNLCDKNQKTAVVYLSMGFGNPYGDEWNVEIIEKWADELVKRGVKILSLADTTGVSTSEKIELILPALIKKFDQTEVGIHLHSTPFTRLEKIEAAYNAGCTRFDSALKGFGGCPMASDDLTGNMATEDLISFLQSKGENLNLDMAKWNEAMLLSSKVFSRN; translated from the coding sequence ATGAAACTCATAGAATGCCCACGTGATGCGATGCAAGGTTTGCATGATTTTATTCCTACTGATTTAAAAGCAGAATACATCAATTTATTACTTCAAGTTGGTTTTGACACTATTGATTTTGGGAGTTTTGTATCTCCAAAAGCTATTCCGCAGTTGCGAGATACGGAAGAAGTATTAGGGAAATTAGATTTATCAAATACAAAATCAAAATCACTTGCCATTGTAGCTAATTTAAGAGGCGTAGAAGACGCAGTTAAGCACAAAGCAATCACTTATCTCGGATTTCCCTTTTCTATCTCAGAAACGTTTCAACAACGCAATACCAATTCTAGCATTACACAATCTTTACACACAGTCGAAGAGATGCTCAACCTGTGTGACAAAAATCAAAAAACGGCAGTAGTTTATTTATCTATGGGTTTTGGCAATCCTTACGGTGATGAATGGAATGTGGAAATTATTGAAAAATGGGCTGATGAATTAGTAAAAAGAGGGGTTAAAATACTTTCACTGGCTGATACAACTGGAGTTTCTACCTCTGAAAAAATAGAGCTCATTCTTCCAGCATTGATAAAAAAATTCGACCAAACAGAAGTTGGTATTCATTTGCACAGCACACCATTTACTCGCTTAGAAAAAATTGAAGCCGCTTACAATGCTGGCTGCACACGATTTGATAGTGCCTTAAAAGGCTTTGGTGGTTGTCCAATGGCAAGTGACGATTTAACTGGAAATATGGCTACAGAAGATTTAATTTCTTTCTTGCAAAGCAAGGGTGAGAATTTAAATCTCGATATGGCAAAATGGAATGAGGCAATGCTTTTATCTTCAAAAGTTTTTAGTCGGAATTAA
- a CDS encoding GNAT family N-acetyltransferase — protein sequence MDSLLVQKALTKEELEKVFAIRKIVFVDEQGCPPELEWENEDVSHHFIALSDHQPCGACRWRKTDKGYKLERFAVLKEFRGQGVGRALIATALDDLPDDADYIYLNSQLDAMSLYAKFGFVAEGEQFEEAGIQHFKMVKKV from the coding sequence ATGGACTCACTTCTCGTACAAAAAGCACTAACTAAAGAAGAACTTGAAAAGGTTTTTGCCATTCGTAAAATCGTTTTTGTGGATGAACAAGGTTGTCCGCCAGAACTGGAGTGGGAAAATGAAGATGTTTCGCATCATTTTATAGCCTTATCAGACCATCAGCCTTGTGGCGCTTGCAGATGGCGTAAAACGGATAAAGGTTACAAACTAGAACGCTTTGCGGTACTTAAAGAGTTTAGAGGGCAAGGAGTGGGCAGGGCCTTAATTGCAACAGCTTTGGATGATTTACCTGATGATGCAGATTATATATATTTAAACTCTCAATTAGATGCCATGAGTTTGTATGCAAAATTTGGTTTTGTAGCCGAAGGAGAGCAGTTTGAGGAAGCAGGTATTCAGCATTTTAAAATGGTGAAGAAGGTTTAG
- a CDS encoding low affinity iron permease family protein, with the protein MKAKKGISLFERFANGATKFTGSSPAFLGAAGIVVLWAAMGPLFDYSETWQLVINTGTTIITFLMVFLIQKAQNKDGKAIQLKLNELIAAQEHTSNRMVDIEDLTEDELDQLHKYYVKLAALAKKESDIHCSHSIDAAEELNTEKSKGTKHYKKPKKDGLTSRTKSTN; encoded by the coding sequence ATGAAAGCCAAAAAAGGAATAAGCTTATTTGAAAGATTTGCAAATGGCGCAACCAAGTTTACTGGAAGCTCTCCAGCATTTTTAGGTGCAGCAGGAATAGTAGTATTATGGGCTGCAATGGGTCCTTTGTTTGATTATTCTGAAACTTGGCAATTGGTTATTAATACAGGCACAACTATCATTACCTTTTTAATGGTGTTTTTAATTCAGAAAGCGCAAAATAAAGACGGTAAAGCTATTCAGTTAAAATTAAATGAATTAATAGCAGCACAAGAGCATACCAGCAATAGGATGGTAGATATTGAAGATTTAACTGAAGATGAACTAGACCAACTCCATAAATATTACGTTAAATTAGCAGCATTGGCTAAAAAAGAATCCGATATTCATTGTTCTCACTCTATTGACGCCGCCGAAGAGTTAAATACAGAGAAATCTAAAGGCACTAAACACTATAAAAAACCCAAAAAAGATGGACTCACTTCTCGTACAAAAAGCACTAACTAA
- the fbaA gene encoding class II fructose-bisphosphate aldolase has product MSLKGYKGVIYGAAVQDLFEQAKKHQFALPAVNVTGTNTINAVMETAKAVNSPVMIQLSNGGAQFYAGKTLNNDNLNACILGAVSAAKHVHLLAEHYGVAVVLHTDHAAKKLLPWIDGLLTHGEKFFAETGKPLFSSHMLDLSEEPIEENMEICVEYFKRMAKMGMTIEIELGVTGGEEDGVDNSDVDSSKLYTQPSEVAYAYDELSKVSDRFTIAAAFGNVHGVYKPGNVKLQPIILKNSQDYIKEKYSLTAEKPINFVFHGGSGSSQEEIREAISYGAIKMNIDTDMQWAFWQGILDYYKKNEAFLQGQIGNPDGDDKPNKKYYDPRVWLRKGEEEFVKRLTGAFEDLNCINANDKL; this is encoded by the coding sequence ATGAGTTTAAAAGGCTATAAAGGCGTAATTTACGGAGCTGCTGTACAAGATTTGTTTGAGCAGGCTAAAAAACATCAATTTGCATTACCAGCAGTAAACGTTACAGGAACCAATACCATAAATGCGGTAATGGAAACTGCAAAGGCAGTAAATTCGCCTGTAATGATTCAACTTTCTAATGGAGGTGCACAGTTTTACGCAGGTAAAACATTAAATAACGATAATTTGAATGCTTGTATTTTAGGTGCGGTTTCTGCAGCTAAACACGTTCATTTATTGGCAGAGCATTACGGTGTTGCTGTAGTTTTACATACAGACCATGCTGCTAAAAAGTTATTACCATGGATTGATGGTCTTTTAACGCATGGCGAAAAATTCTTCGCTGAAACTGGTAAACCTTTATTTTCATCGCACATGTTGGATCTTTCTGAAGAACCAATTGAAGAAAACATGGAAATCTGTGTTGAATATTTCAAACGTATGGCGAAAATGGGAATGACCATTGAAATTGAATTAGGTGTAACTGGTGGTGAAGAAGATGGTGTTGACAATAGCGATGTAGATAGCTCAAAATTATATACGCAACCAAGTGAAGTGGCGTATGCTTATGATGAATTAAGTAAAGTAAGTGACCGTTTTACAATCGCTGCAGCTTTTGGTAATGTTCATGGTGTTTACAAACCAGGTAACGTTAAATTACAACCAATTATCTTGAAAAACTCTCAAGATTATATTAAAGAGAAATATAGCTTAACAGCAGAAAAACCTATCAACTTTGTTTTCCATGGTGGTTCTGGTTCATCTCAAGAAGAAATTAGAGAAGCTATTTCTTACGGTGCAATTAAAATGAACATTGATACTGATATGCAATGGGCATTTTGGCAAGGAATTTTAGATTACTACAAAAAGAACGAGGCATTTTTGCAAGGTCAGATTGGTAATCCAGATGGAGATGATAAGCCAAATAAAAAATATTATGACCCACGTGTTTGGTTACGCAAAGGCGAAGAAGAATTTGTTAAACGTTTAACAGGTGCTTTTGAAGATTTAAACTGCATTAACGCCAACGATAAATTGTAG
- the accD gene encoding acetyl-CoA carboxylase, carboxyltransferase subunit beta, translated as MAWFKREKKGISTTTQEKKEAPDGLWNKCPNCKKALHSADLIENKYVCHYCDYHLRVGSKEYFQVLFDDNQFTELFANLTSGDPLKFNDNKPYTDRIVESQAKTGLKDAIRAAHGKVDGQELMVACMDFAFIGGSMGSVVGEKIARSIDYSIKNKVPFLMISKSGGARMMEAAFSLMQMAKTSAKLALLSQAKIPYISLLTDPTTGGVTASYAMLGDINIAEPGALIGFAGPRVIKETIKKDLPKGFQTSEFVLEHGFLDFIVDRRQMKAKLATFLKMMKN; from the coding sequence ATGGCTTGGTTTAAGAGAGAAAAAAAAGGTATCAGTACCACAACACAAGAAAAGAAAGAAGCACCAGATGGATTGTGGAATAAGTGCCCTAACTGTAAAAAAGCACTGCATAGCGCAGATTTAATAGAAAATAAATACGTTTGTCATTATTGTGATTATCATTTAAGAGTTGGTTCTAAAGAATATTTCCAAGTTCTTTTCGATGATAATCAGTTTACCGAATTATTTGCTAACCTAACTTCTGGCGACCCATTAAAATTTAACGACAATAAACCTTATACAGATAGAATAGTAGAAAGTCAAGCTAAAACTGGCTTAAAAGATGCTATTCGTGCTGCTCACGGTAAAGTAGATGGTCAAGAATTAATGGTGGCCTGTATGGATTTTGCCTTTATTGGTGGCTCTATGGGTTCGGTAGTTGGAGAAAAAATAGCTCGTTCTATCGATTATAGCATCAAAAACAAAGTTCCATTTTTAATGATTTCTAAATCTGGTGGAGCTCGTATGATGGAAGCAGCATTTTCATTAATGCAAATGGCTAAAACCTCGGCTAAATTGGCTTTGTTAAGCCAAGCAAAAATTCCATATATCTCTTTATTAACAGACCCTACAACTGGTGGTGTAACGGCTTCTTATGCAATGTTGGGCGATATTAACATTGCAGAACCAGGCGCTTTAATCGGCTTTGCTGGTCCACGTGTAATTAAAGAAACCATAAAGAAAGATTTACCGAAAGGATTTCAAACTTCAGAATTTGTATTGGAACACGGCTTTTTAGATTTTATTGTTGATAGAAGACAAATGAAAGCTAAACTGGCTACGTTCTTGAAAATGATGAAGAACTAA
- a CDS encoding helix-turn-helix domain-containing protein: MNYQTFEPSQELTTLIKCYWTLESPKEENPQRQTIISDGCMEMIFHYGDLYKQYLENGDSIIQPRCFVIGQLTQPLEIEPTGETGIFSIRFHPEGFLPLATIPIKEMENTAVSLKKLFGKDGEELEEKILTTSSVADRIKHIETFLLNRLADSETIDRIIKSTVETILTANGQLSIDELSKQTNINRRQLERKFSSTIGLSPKQLSKTIRLQATLKMLLNKEFTSLTALAYEGEYYDQAHFIKDFKEFTGLTPKEFYGNSFKMTSFFITD, encoded by the coding sequence ATGAATTACCAAACATTTGAACCAAGCCAAGAATTAACAACACTTATCAAATGTTATTGGACATTAGAAAGTCCAAAAGAAGAAAATCCTCAAAGACAAACCATAATTTCAGATGGCTGTATGGAGATGATTTTCCACTATGGCGACCTTTACAAACAGTACCTCGAAAACGGAGATAGCATTATCCAACCAAGATGTTTTGTAATAGGACAACTTACACAACCGCTTGAAATAGAACCGACTGGCGAAACAGGAATTTTCTCTATTCGTTTTCATCCAGAAGGCTTTTTACCGCTTGCAACTATCCCTATAAAGGAAATGGAAAATACAGCAGTCTCCTTAAAAAAATTGTTTGGAAAAGACGGAGAGGAATTAGAAGAGAAAATCTTAACTACTTCTTCGGTTGCTGATAGAATAAAACATATTGAAACATTTTTATTAAATCGCTTAGCGGATAGTGAAACTATTGACCGCATTATAAAATCGACAGTTGAAACAATTTTGACAGCTAATGGACAACTTTCCATTGATGAACTTTCTAAACAGACCAACATCAACCGCAGGCAATTGGAACGGAAATTTTCATCGACCATTGGTTTAAGTCCTAAACAACTTTCGAAAACCATAAGGTTACAAGCCACCCTTAAAATGTTGCTGAACAAAGAGTTTACAAGTCTTACAGCTTTGGCTTATGAAGGCGAATATTACGATCAAGCCCATTTCATAAAAGATTTCAAAGAATTTACAGGACTTACTCCGAAAGAATTTTATGGTAACTCTTTTAAAATGACTTCTTTCTTTATAACCGATTAG
- a CDS encoding VOC family protein, which yields MENLINWLEIPAMDFNRAVSFYKTILGLEIKETEMFGTKMGFFPTDGTNVSGAIVQGEDYKASTDGVLAYLNGGNDLQNVLDKVEKCNGIVIVPKTQISPEMGYFAIFIDTEGNKMAVHSIN from the coding sequence ATGGAAAATTTAATCAATTGGCTTGAAATTCCTGCAATGGATTTCAACAGGGCAGTATCTTTTTACAAAACCATTTTAGGTTTAGAAATTAAGGAAACCGAAATGTTCGGCACAAAAATGGGCTTTTTCCCAACCGATGGGACGAATGTATCTGGTGCAATAGTACAAGGCGAAGATTACAAAGCATCAACAGATGGAGTACTTGCTTACCTTAATGGAGGTAACGACTTACAAAACGTATTGGATAAAGTGGAAAAATGCAACGGGATTGTAATAGTTCCAAAAACACAAATAAGTCCTGAAATGGGATATTTTGCGATATTTATAGATACTGAGGGAAACAAAATGGCCGTTCATTCAATCAACTAA
- a CDS encoding DUF6265 family protein, with protein MKTGIKLLIAVVGVTILTAWTTNQLNDITKADWLVGTWENKNQRGSMYETWNKVSDKELKGKSYMVKEKDTIVFENLRLVQEQDRLFYIPILRNQNDGLPVRFIAKTISATQLVFENPKHDFPQIISYTKISTDSLVAEISGTKNGKERKQTFPMKRVK; from the coding sequence ATGAAAACAGGAATAAAACTTTTAATCGCAGTTGTTGGTGTTACTATCCTTACTGCTTGGACAACTAACCAACTAAACGACATTACCAAAGCAGATTGGCTAGTTGGAACATGGGAAAATAAAAACCAGAGAGGAAGTATGTATGAAACTTGGAATAAAGTAAGCGACAAGGAGCTTAAAGGAAAAAGCTACATGGTTAAAGAAAAAGATACCATTGTTTTTGAAAACTTACGATTAGTTCAGGAGCAAGATAGATTATTCTACATTCCTATACTTAGAAATCAAAATGATGGTTTGCCAGTTCGTTTTATCGCCAAAACCATTTCAGCCACACAATTGGTTTTCGAAAATCCAAAACACGACTTTCCTCAAATCATCTCTTATACAAAAATTAGTACAGACTCCTTAGTTGCTGAAATTTCGGGAACAAAAAATGGAAAAGAACGTAAGCAGACTTTCCCGATGAAACGAGTGAAATAA
- the map gene encoding type I methionyl aminopeptidase: MSITQESELIGMKKASEAVAYTLKEMRNFAQAGMSTKELDNYGGQILNDLGAKSAPFLTYGFPGWTCISVNNEFCHGIPSEKRILKEGDLINIDVSAELGGFWSDNGGSFVIGNDVNQHQKLVEASKQILHKAIHQIKGGVRIADIGFLIETEAKKRGYRVIKNLTGHGIGRSLHEAPSEIANYRDKYNLTRFKKNSVVAIETFISTTSTYAETLQDGWTMVGNMGGFMAQHEHTIVVTDGKPLILTEMNDIWNLSQ, translated from the coding sequence ATGTCAATAACACAAGAATCAGAGTTAATAGGAATGAAAAAGGCAAGTGAAGCCGTTGCCTACACTTTGAAGGAAATGAGAAACTTTGCCCAAGCGGGTATGTCGACAAAGGAATTGGACAATTATGGTGGGCAAATTCTAAATGATTTAGGTGCAAAATCGGCACCATTTTTAACTTATGGTTTTCCTGGTTGGACATGTATCAGCGTAAATAATGAATTTTGTCACGGCATACCTTCAGAAAAAAGAATACTTAAGGAAGGAGATTTAATCAACATTGATGTTTCAGCCGAATTAGGCGGTTTTTGGTCGGACAATGGAGGCTCATTTGTGATTGGTAATGATGTAAACCAACACCAGAAATTAGTTGAAGCTTCAAAACAAATTTTACATAAAGCAATCCACCAAATAAAAGGTGGTGTTCGCATTGCAGATATTGGTTTCTTAATTGAAACTGAAGCTAAAAAAAGAGGTTACAGGGTTATAAAAAACTTAACGGGCCATGGCATTGGAAGAAGCTTGCACGAAGCACCTAGCGAAATAGCAAATTATAGAGATAAATATAATTTAACAAGGTTTAAGAAAAATTCAGTTGTTGCAATTGAGACGTTTATTTCAACAACTTCTACCTATGCCGAAACCTTGCAAGATGGATGGACAATGGTGGGTAATATGGGTGGTTTTATGGCGCAACACGAGCATACTATTGTGGTTACTGATGGCAAACCACTCATATTAACAGAAATGAATGATATATGGAATTTATCACAATAA
- a CDS encoding N-acetylmuramoyl-L-alanine amidase codes for MKKLFLSIFGLILLSSFTFINDIKKKAVIVWQPSHQTDTGVDFSEAKTCNGIVEVAMASKPKLKEYKVWSLGKENLHHPNVGSNTIIEHTSSIIDGKISGYAYELQESNKRKPDVFIAVHNNGGTKRNAIWGFIHDGDQYEAENRELAARLIAAVSAVTTLENRGVQLDSSTGRNDYTCKSTGKKAFYSLDEHINTAKYRVLLEVGDNGVSKEFLENPDNQKKMGEAIKAELVKWLAEKNMN; via the coding sequence ATGAAGAAACTATTCCTATCCATATTCGGTTTAATTCTGCTTTCGAGTTTTACATTCATTAATGACATTAAAAAGAAGGCAGTTATAGTTTGGCAACCATCTCATCAAACAGATACTGGCGTAGATTTTAGTGAAGCCAAAACTTGCAATGGCATAGTTGAAGTTGCAATGGCAAGCAAACCAAAGCTAAAAGAATATAAAGTTTGGAGTTTAGGAAAGGAGAACCTACACCATCCAAATGTAGGTAGCAATACAATTATTGAACATACATCATCAATAATAGATGGTAAAATATCTGGTTACGCTTATGAATTGCAAGAATCTAATAAAAGAAAACCAGATGTTTTTATTGCGGTTCATAACAATGGTGGCACCAAACGGAATGCAATTTGGGGTTTTATCCATGATGGCGACCAATACGAAGCAGAGAACAGAGAATTGGCTGCAAGATTAATTGCTGCAGTTAGTGCAGTTACAACTTTAGAAAATAGAGGTGTTCAGTTAGATAGCTCAACGGGCAGGAATGATTACACCTGTAAAAGCACTGGCAAAAAAGCATTTTACAGCCTTGATGAGCATATAAATACTGCTAAATATCGAGTACTTTTAGAAGTTGGAGACAATGGAGTTAGTAAAGAATTTTTAGAAAACCCTGATAATCAGAAAAAAATGGGTGAAGCGATTAAGGCAGAATTGGTTAAATGGTTAGCTGAGAAAAATATGAACTAG
- a CDS encoding YciI family protein, with translation MKKLILLIFCLAIGINVNAQEKKTNPSYDAALAKKYEADDNGMKMYILVIFKTGANTTATKLESDSAFAGHMANMGKLVKENKLIVAGPMGKNDKNYRGIFILNTKSIEEAKAILATDPAVKAKLLDADLFNWYGSAALAAYLTEVDKVRKFK, from the coding sequence ATGAAAAAATTAATACTCTTAATTTTTTGTCTTGCAATAGGCATAAATGTAAATGCTCAAGAGAAAAAAACAAATCCAAGTTACGATGCTGCATTAGCAAAAAAGTATGAAGCAGACGATAATGGAATGAAAATGTATATTTTGGTTATTTTCAAAACTGGTGCCAACACTACGGCAACAAAACTAGAATCAGATAGTGCATTTGCAGGTCACATGGCAAATATGGGTAAATTGGTTAAGGAGAACAAACTAATTGTTGCTGGTCCGATGGGTAAAAATGATAAAAACTACAGAGGAATATTTATTTTAAATACTAAATCTATAGAAGAAGCAAAAGCAATTTTGGCTACTGACCCTGCTGTAAAAGCAAAATTATTAGATGCAGATTTATTTAATTGGTACGGCTCTGCTGCTCTTGCTGCGTATTTAACTGAAGTTGATAAAGTGAGGAAATTTAAATGA
- a CDS encoding cytochrome d ubiquinol oxidase subunit II, which yields MDFVIIIFLCLAILLYFLLGGADFGAGIIELFTSQKNRSKTRKTMNQAIGPVWEANHMWLIITIVILFVAFPKIYTTMSVYLHIPLAIMLIGIIARGTAFVFRHYDAVKDQMQEVYNKIFIYSSFITPLFLGIIAGSVLSGKIDTQATDFVSAYVYSWLNWFSIAVGLFTVTLCGFLAAIYLIGESKADEDKKRFIKKAEFMNVGAVIFGAMVFTAAYFEDVPLMTWVFQNDVALLAVILASLSLVLLWYLLLKGKTKVLRILAGFQVTMILVAISYAHFPNFIRLKNGDTISLYETMAPIKTVESLGWALVLGSFLILPFLGYLFYKFQQKEE from the coding sequence ATGGATTTTGTAATCATCATATTTTTGTGCTTGGCTATTCTGCTTTATTTTTTGTTAGGCGGGGCTGATTTTGGAGCAGGAATTATTGAACTGTTTACTTCTCAAAAAAATAGAAGTAAAACTCGTAAAACGATGAACCAAGCTATTGGTCCGGTTTGGGAAGCGAATCATATGTGGTTAATTATTACCATTGTAATTTTGTTTGTTGCTTTCCCCAAAATATACACTACCATGTCGGTTTATCTGCATATTCCTTTAGCGATTATGTTAATAGGAATTATAGCAAGGGGAACAGCTTTTGTGTTTAGGCATTACGATGCTGTTAAAGACCAAATGCAGGAAGTTTATAATAAGATTTTCATTTACTCTAGTTTCATTACGCCTTTGTTCTTGGGCATTATAGCTGGGAGTGTACTTTCAGGCAAAATAGATACGCAAGCCACAGACTTTGTAAGCGCTTATGTTTATAGCTGGTTAAATTGGTTCTCTATTGCAGTTGGTTTGTTTACAGTAACATTATGTGGCTTTCTAGCTGCTATTTATTTAATAGGAGAGAGCAAGGCTGATGAAGATAAAAAACGCTTCATCAAAAAAGCGGAATTTATGAATGTTGGTGCAGTGATTTTTGGTGCGATGGTTTTTACGGCTGCTTATTTTGAAGATGTTCCCTTAATGACTTGGGTTTTTCAAAATGATGTTGCTTTACTGGCTGTAATTTTGGCAAGTTTATCGCTGGTTTTACTATGGTATTTATTGTTAAAAGGAAAAACAAAAGTATTACGAATCTTAGCCGGTTTTCAGGTTACCATGATTTTGGTAGCGATTAGTTATGCGCACTTTCCAAACTTCATCAGACTTAAAAATGGAGATACCATTTCACTTTATGAAACCATGGCTCCAATTAAAACGGTAGAAAGTTTAGGCTGGGCATTGGTTTTAGGTAGCTTTTTAATTTTGCCTTTCTTGGGATATTTGTTTTATAAGTTTCAACAGAAAGAAGAATAA
- a CDS encoding cytochrome ubiquinol oxidase subunit I has product MDDFLAARSQMALSLGFHIIYACIGMVMPFFMAVSHYKWLRTKNEVYRDITKAWSKGVAIFFATGAVSGTMLSFELGLLWPKFMEHAGPIFGMPFSLEGTAFFIEAIALGFFLYGWNKLNKWFHWFTGVVVGVSGLASGILVVAANAWMNSPAGFDFVNGEYLNIDPIAAMFNKAWFSQALHMCLAAFTATGFAVAGVHALMILRKQNADFHYKAFKIAVTFATVCAVLQPISGDISAKDVAKRQPAKLAAMEALYETQKPAPLLIGGVVNEKDKTVKYALEIPGALSFLAYGDFKSEVKGLDKIPADEHPPVAVTHYAFQIMVGIGSLLVLISLIYFALLLRKKSILDRRWVLKLFVLAIPLGYIALEAGWVVTEVGRQPWIIYGVMRTRDAVTPMPGIAWSFYLFSVIYASLNVIVIFLLYRQIKMVPTLYSQPAVSTQAKAN; this is encoded by the coding sequence ATGGATGATTTTTTAGCCGCCCGCTCACAAATGGCCTTGTCTTTAGGCTTTCATATTATTTACGCTTGTATTGGAATGGTGATGCCATTTTTTATGGCGGTATCGCATTACAAATGGTTAAGAACTAAAAACGAAGTTTATAGAGATATCACTAAAGCTTGGAGTAAGGGAGTAGCGATATTTTTTGCAACTGGAGCAGTATCCGGAACAATGCTTTCGTTCGAATTGGGTTTACTTTGGCCAAAGTTCATGGAACATGCAGGACCGATTTTCGGAATGCCGTTCTCCTTGGAAGGAACTGCTTTTTTCATAGAAGCCATTGCCTTAGGCTTTTTCTTATACGGTTGGAATAAACTTAATAAATGGTTTCATTGGTTTACTGGTGTTGTAGTTGGCGTAAGCGGATTAGCATCAGGGATTTTAGTGGTTGCTGCAAATGCTTGGATGAACAGTCCGGCTGGTTTTGACTTTGTAAATGGCGAATACCTAAACATAGACCCAATAGCGGCAATGTTTAATAAAGCTTGGTTTAGTCAGGCTTTACACATGTGTTTGGCTGCGTTTACCGCTACAGGTTTTGCAGTTGCAGGTGTACATGCTTTAATGATTTTAAGAAAACAGAATGCAGATTTTCATTATAAAGCCTTCAAGATTGCCGTTACTTTTGCAACAGTTTGTGCCGTTCTGCAACCTATAAGTGGAGATATTTCTGCAAAAGATGTGGCAAAAAGGCAACCTGCTAAGCTTGCAGCAATGGAAGCTTTGTATGAAACCCAAAAACCAGCGCCTTTATTGATCGGTGGTGTTGTAAATGAAAAAGATAAAACGGTTAAATATGCCCTAGAAATCCCTGGGGCTTTAAGTTTCTTAGCTTATGGAGATTTTAAATCGGAGGTAAAAGGTTTGGATAAAATCCCTGCAGATGAACATCCGCCAGTTGCGGTAACTCATTACGCATTTCAGATTATGGTAGGCATAGGAAGTTTGTTGGTACTTATTTCACTAATTTACTTTGCCCTTCTTTTACGTAAAAAATCCATCTTGGATAGGAGATGGGTTTTGAAGTTATTCGTGCTTGCCATACCACTAGGTTATATCGCTTTAGAGGCAGGTTGGGTAGTTACAGAAGTTGGTAGGCAACCGTGGATAATCTATGGTGTTATGCGTACTAGAGACGCCGTTACGCCAATGCCAGGAATTGCTTGGTCTTTTTATCTTTTCTCCGTCATTTATGCATCATTAAATGTCATCGTTATCTTTTTGTTATATCGACAAATAAAAATGGTACCTACTTTATATAGTCAACCAGCAGTTTCAACTCAAGCTAAAGCAAATTAA